A genome region from Eschrichtius robustus isolate mEscRob2 chromosome 4, mEscRob2.pri, whole genome shotgun sequence includes the following:
- the NDUFC1 gene encoding NADH dehydrogenase [ubiquinone] 1 subunit C1, mitochondrial, whose product MAPSALLRPFSKLLAPARLPSGSSARSKFYIREPPHGRPDWLKVGLTLGTSVFLWMCLIKQHNEDVLEYKRRNRLE is encoded by the exons ATGGCGCCGTCCGCCTTGTTACGCCCTTTCTCCAAGCTGCTGGCCCCGGCCAGGCTCCCGAGCGGCT CTTCAGCGCGGTCAAAGTTCTACATTCGGGAACCGCCACATGGCAGACCTGACTGGCTGAAGGTTGGACTGACCTTGGGCACCTCCGTTTTCTTGTGGATGTGT CTCATCAAACAACATAATGAAGATGTTTTAgagtataaaagaagaaatcggtTGGAATAA